A window from Onychostoma macrolepis isolate SWU-2019 chromosome 07, ASM1243209v1, whole genome shotgun sequence encodes these proteins:
- the nop10 gene encoding H/ACA ribonucleoprotein complex subunit 3, producing MFLQYYLNENGDRVYTLKKVDPTGQPTGSAHPARFSPDDKFSRHRVTIKKRFGLLLTQQPRPVL from the exons ATGTTCCTGCAGTATTATCTGAACGAGAACGGCGACAGAGTTTATACTCTGAAG AAAGTGGACCCGACCGGTCAGCCCACCGGCTCGGCGCATCCGGCCCGCTTTTCACCGGACGACAAGTTCTCCAGACACCGAGTGACCATCAAGAAACGCTTCGGCCTGCTGCTGACGCAACAACCACGACCCGTGCTCTGA